The sequence TTGGGTAAGGTATTGCCTTACCTGAAAGTCAAAGACGGATATGACAATAGCACTGAACCAAACTCTAAGCTAGAACATTGTGGTGCCTTTGAGGAACAGTTGGACACTAGTTTACCTGCTTCTGCTTCTGTTATGGAAATTAATTCATCTTCAGTAAATGACCTGTGCCCGACATTGACTGAGTTTAACAGCCTTTCAGCTCAGCATGTTCAGTCAAGAGTATCTGAGCCTGAAGTTTCATTACAACTGCCACATTCTGAGGGTCAAAGCTTCCATAAGCTCATTACACAAGATGAAGGTTTATTTCCTATTATTAATGtttccttttttcaaaaaaaaaaaaaagtgtctctTTCCTTTCCAATCTTACTAATGAATGATTTTCGTTTTTCCCCCCTTCAGAAATTGTGTTTCCTGGAAGACCTGCAGACAAGGGATATTCTATTGCAAAATCTTCTGGGAGCAGTCGTCATTCTACAGACAATCCTATCAGCCACCCTTCTCTTCCAAATGAATTGACAGAACCTGGTGTACCAATTCAGAATGATAGTAAGTTGCACCCCTTTGGCTTGCTCTGGTCTGAGCTTGAAGGTCATACAAAACATGCAAAGTCATCCACTCCATCCACCATGGGAAGGGCTGCTCCATTTGGTGCTATGGGTGATCCAGCTCTTGCTGCAGAGATGTGGCCTGATGTTTATAGGAAAAATGCTCATGTTGACCCCAACTTGTATCAAGATGCCATGGCTGCTCGTCATTTCTCACTCATGGAACAGGAATCCAACCATTTTGATTTAGCAGAGCAGCTTATGGCACAACAAtttcagcagcagcagcagcagcagcagcagcagcaactcCAACAACGATCTATGTTGTCTCCTCATGCACACATAAATGAATCAGTTTTAGAACATGTGCCTACTCAGAATCTTTTACACCAACAGTTGGCCAATCGTTCTGCACCAGATTTGGATCATCTTTTGACACTTCAGCTGCAACAGCAGCGGCAAATTCAGTTCCAACAACAACATCAATTGCATCAACAGCAGCAGTTTCATCAACAGCAAAAGCTTTTGCAGGAGCAAAAGATATTGCAGGAACAAAAGCTTTTGCAGGAGCAAAAGCTTTTGCAGGAGCAACAGCAATCTCAAGTCCGGCAGGTGCTTCTTGAACAGTTGTTTCGAAGTCAAATGCATGACCCTGGCCTTGGGCAGTCACATGTTGATCCTCTCAGAGCCAATCATCAGGCTGTATTAGAGCAGCTTCTTCTACAAGAAATGCAACAACGGTCTCATCATCCTTCGAGGCATAATGAACCATCTTTAGAGCAGATTATGCAAGCTAAATTTGGTCATATGCCACAACAAGATCATCAGAGAGATTTATATGAGCTTATATCACGTGCACAGCATGGACAGATGCAGTCATTGGAGCAACAGCTTCTTCAACAAGACCAGCTGCAGGCCAGGCAGCTGTCAATGGGATTGAGGCAGCGAACTAATATTGAAGGAGAAAGGCATATTGGTTCTATGTGGCCAGCAGATGAATCTGATCAGTTTCTCAGGACTCATGCTGGTCCTCACCGAGCTCACTCTTCAGGGTTTGGCCCAATGGATGTTTATCAGCGACAACAGAGGCCATCCCATGAGGAGCAGCTGAATCACCTTGAAAGGAATCTTTCATTTCAGGAGCGGCTTCGGCAAGGTCTTTATGACCCGGGCTCACTGCCATTTGAGCGGTCAGCTTCTATGCCTGCTGGTGCTCCTGGGATGAATCTGGATGTTCTAGCTATGGCTCGTGCTCATGGTTTGGATATGCAGGAATCAAGTGCACGTATGCAATCTGCTGGTCAAGTGGGTACATTTTCATCTGGCATCCACCCTCATAATCCCCATCATCCTTTGATTCCCAACCAATTTCATGGCCCTCAATTGGATGCAATTGAGGGCCGCTGGCCTGAGAACAATGAGCAGCTAGAGAATGACTGGATAGAATCCCGGGTTCAACAATTGCATATCAATCCAGAACGTCAGAAAAGGGAGTCAGAAGTTAAAATGCCTTCTAAAGATCCAACTTTATGGATGTCAGAAGGGTTTAATGATGAGAAGTCAAAACAATTGTTGATGGAATTGCTCCATCAGAAATCAGGTCATCAATCTACTGAGCCATTGGAGGTGGGTAAGGAAACAAGGGCACCATCTGGCCTTTATTCTGGGTTAAGCTCCTCAGATCACCCATTCACTCTTTGTCTAGACCGAGAAGCAGGACTGGATAACACATTTGCGGTGGGTTCTTATGGTTCTAGTTCATGTGAACCATTACAGGATGAGCGGGCCGCCAGTTTGGAGAGCAATGAAATAATGCCATTTAGATCTGATtctggatcattggttgagggAGAATTGCGCTTGGCAGGCATCAATGAGACTGGTCAGGCAATTTATACAAACTCTAACATGATCGGCAAGTCGATTATGAGCAATGACTTCTCTGAGGCTGAGGGGAGGAAGCATGGGTCTAAAAGTGAGGGTGTGATGAAGGGTCCAGCTTTCGAGATTCAGGAAGGCTTGGTTGAGCAAGCTCGGTTGGCTGCTCTAGACCGTGGGGAAATTTTGATTAATGCCCTTAGCAGGCAGTCATCAATTGGTACTGCGAGTAAATTCTTTCTTAGTTATTTCTTTGTATGCCCTGCGTTATGGTCATAttggagtgatttttttttttatatatatttttcctgaATTTGCTATGCTTGTATtgataatggtttttttttttttggactgaaTTTGCTCTCAGGTGGGAAAACAGGATTCTACAGTGACAAAATTGGTAATTCATTTGTGGAGGAGGTTTCCAAAGTTTCCAAAGAGCGGTAAGTTTCCTTTGTGTAGAATGCCAACTTTTCAAGAAAACCTCATTTAATGCATTCTCTTTCATTTAAAAAGATGTAAGTTTCTAAAACTACTCTCCTTAGTTTAAACTCTAGTGAAAGAGGGTTATTGACTTTTTAAGTACGGTAAAGGGTAAGTTAGGaaagttattaatattatgttcattgatttttcaaagatgATCATATTTTGGGGTTATCCGAAAATGGGTTGGAAGTCCAACAATATGGGACGGTGTGAGCATGATTTTgctatttattgaaaaaaaaaaaaaaaaaacacacacacacacacacacacacgtgcacacacacacagtcTTTGAGAACTTTTCTTTAATACTTGTTATATGTCACTCTTTTAGAGTAGGAAGATGATGGACCTCAGTGAGGGTGGTCAAAACTAACCCCATTAGGTTCTCATAATCTGTCTTTTGCTTgctggtttttatttttcatgttttataCTTTTCTTGTTCTGAATCATGTAAGATGAGACAGTGATGTTATTATTCCACAGTTTAATTCTGAACAACTGCTTTATTATTGTATCATGCATTGCTTAGTTTGACCTCCTTTTGCCAGGGTGCCTGTTCCATTAAAAGGGCAAGACAATAATATTTTGCTGAGACGTCCTCCTGTCCCCCACCCATCGTCATCACAGGAAGGATTGTCTGAGCTGGTCTCAGATCAAGTTGTGAGAGGGAAAATTTCTTCTAGTGGTGCTTCTGATGGTATTGACATCTCAAAATCCTTGTACACTTTTCTTCTCCTGGTTAAAGTAATTAATAATATGATTATATTTCTAAATCTTCAGGGGGAAGACGAGAACCTGGGGTGAATTTATTAAGCCAAGGTTCGGACATCATGGCATCTGGCAAGAAAGACATGCGTTTCCGGCGTACTTCATCTTTTGGTGATGCTGATGTTTCAGAGGCATCATTTATAGATATGCTGAAGAGTAACGCAAAGAAAAGTGCACCGGCAGAGCCTCAATCAACAACAGGATTTTCAGAGACAACAGATGGAACACAAGGGGGCCGAGGTGGCAAAAAGAAAGGTAAAAAAGGAAGGCAAATTGATCCTGCTCTTCTTGGTTTCAAAGTCACCAGCAATCGCATCATGATGGGTGAAATTCAACGCATAGAGGACTAGCCCttttgatttgtattttctttttctatatgtTCATTCCTTAAAAAGTTGTATAGGTTCAAAGCCCTTGGTGTAAAGCGTCTAAAATTCGTTAATTTTTTCCCCGTGAAATGATGATACGGCAGAGGCCAAAATGAATTTTTACAGAGTTTACAGCATCATGACAATTTTGTACAGACTAACAATGTCCATAAGGAAAGTATTCAGGTTATGTAgatttgtatattttgagaaagaatgTAGTTGCAGTTGGTTTTGACACTAATCTTCAGAAGTGGCAGTTCTCTTCACCTCTCTGTGCTCACTTGATGTGTTATGGTTCGTAGCATAATGGTTTCCTAAATTTAGGTCCACTGGTAAAATATATTTAGGaacgtttatttttttttgggttgtttttgaCGGTTGAAAAATGTGGTCAATCTGAAatgatttttgtaaaaaaaaatagtttctttGGGTATGAAAGAGAATAGAACTGCCTTCTTTAGCAAACCCACAATCCTCCCTTacattttgtttggttttggttaAAAGGGCGGAAAAGTGAGATGATAGAAAATAgtgagagaacaaaaaaaaaaaaacttattctctcatttttgtttggttaggagTGAAAAGGtagaaggataaaaaaaatgaatttagataaatttatttatatatctttattaAAGATTGATgtccaattaaaataaaacagtgacaaataaccacaaaaaagaGCAATCACCAGGGACGGCCTTAAGAGGGGGCCATGCCCCctccaattttgaaaaaaaaaaaacattatatacaaaaatttcccctaaaaaatatatttttggcctcttccttcaaaatctttacattttaacccatgaaaactaaaaagaaaattgcaacATTCTTTTGCCCATTGCATATTGATCCAAAAATATGAAACCCGTGGGAACTATGATCAAATGTGTGCAGTGGATACTAATGCTTGTTTGTaggtttatttttatgaattaattaactatttttagaaaatattttattaacattaatGTTGTTGTAGCTTGTGGGgtatgtttgtttggtttattttttggactaaattttgaaacgATAGAGCTATATAATATGGAAATAACGAAACTTTTACTTGAATTGTTAATGATGGaaaaattatctataatatttgattttttaaaagagaaaaaattacaaataatttgaAGCTGATAATGCAACATTGCCTTTAGTGTTGATGTCTCaattcatgaaaattttcaaacaatattcCAAAAAATTACCACTGATTAAATTAGTATTCAGtccaaattgtgaaaatatgagaTCATAATGTTAATGAACGTGATGAAATTTAACAAAGCTTGAGTAGatgttagttttgatttttataaacttttttgggtttatactttggccccccaaaatttaaattctggTTTCGTCCCTAGCAATCacctaatttattaaaaaaaaatcatgtaaaaaaaaaaagtctagttattaaaaaaaaatacaactaccGTGCCCAAGccccaaaaaatgaaaacaaaaaaaggcaCGCCCAGGCCTAaatcaaaagacaaaaaaaagaaggagaggCTAcattctcccccccccccccccccccccccccacaaaaaaagGCGACGTTACTGccagggaagaagaaaaaagaaaaaaggcaacTTGAAGAAGCCTTTATGCATATGGGCATTTTtgtcaatcaagaaaaaattcatcctcgttcagttttttttttttcattttgaggaTAAAACATTTTGGTGGATTCGGGGAAAAAATACATGAGCTCcatcatttattttccttctttcttatCCAACTAAACACactctaaaaatattttctatcatattttctctctaaagTTTTCCATCCATCTTGTTTTACCTTCAAACAAACACATCCTAACCCCCTCTCAAAAGCTTCAAAGTGATTAAAATGCATCCTATATTTTATAGGAATTTGGGACATAGAATTCTTACGTAAATGTCACTATATTCAAGTTTCAAGTACTAAGATAAGTTGTTTCAAAATCTtccaaaaatccaaaataaatctaaaactataacaataatctttttattttattttatttttagatatgaTAGTATTTCAAActgtaattcaataataatttccGTAGAGAATTTCCAAAATGACtatagatgctcattttttttacGAGTCCAGCAAGGAAGCAGGCCCAAAATCAGGGGCAAAAGAAAGTAGTATGGAGTGCTATTAAGCTAAGTGGCAGGAATAACCGATAGTGGGTctaaaaaagcaaataaatagaTCCTGAAGAAGTAAGTGAGCCTGAAAAGGCCCGGAAGAAAGTAACAACAAACCCATGGGCTATATGGATGTGGAAAAGTGAAAATGGGCCATGACTGCTACAGTAGGCCCGAAGTAGTGCaaataaagaaagtaaggggctaTGGAAAACCCATGAATTCCAAGGTAAAGGTGAGAAATACTTAggccgaggaagcccaagaagttagtaaaagcTCATGGGAAACATTTAAGGTGGAAAAAAGGGCCAAGGATGCTCAAAAGAGTAAGTGGGCCAAGGACGCACAAATGAAAGTAGGCGGGACAACGGGAGCCTGTGAGTAGCAAAGGGCCCAGTGAGATCATTGGGCATTCAGAgaaaaaacaaacagaaaatgTCTAAAATGGCCCAGCAGGCTTGGGTCAGGTAGATCTCATGGCAAGCACAACAGAACTGTGTGGCAGAAAGCAAGTAATAGAAGCTGGGAATAAAGGCTTGGAACGGCCCACAACCAGGCAAGGCCCAGTCCTTAGGAGATGTAGGCCATAAATGAGGAGTCAGGCGGAACAGCCCATGCCGAAAGAAGCCAAAAACAAGCAGCAGACTAGGCAGTTTAATGTTCAGACCACGGCAGACAGATGAGCAGCAGACAGAATTTTGAACAAGCATGAAGGCAAGGCATGCGTAAGGCCCAgacaccaccagcctgtacccagccaatacaggaaatggtgaggtcaCGAGTCAGAGGTAAAGGAGGTATGGTCTGGCAGTGGGGAGGGGGAAAGACCCATTTTCATGTTTCCTGCTCAAGCCCTTTTGGAAGTATTGTCCTGTTAGGATGACATATTACCCAAAAGAGGTAAAGCTGGGTGGGAACCACCAGATGCATGCTGTGAGAGATAGAGGGAAGGAGAGTATTCACACTGTGGCAGGTAAAAATGCCACAAGGagcaagaaaaacaaaaaaggcttTCTCTGACTAAGGCGGAGGGGCGCTGGTTGGGTGACTGACCAGTCAGTGACGGTCGGCAAAGGAACTCATGCTagacaaaaacggttaagggttaaaatggtaaaaagcCAAGCACGGCTGGCCTTATATAAGGAGCCCAACTGTGCACGGCTAAGGAGGGCGGACGGGGGGGAAAACCTCTGTAAGATAGTGGCTAGAATCACAAAAACAAGGGAGCGAGAGAAACAAGAAGgataagagagagaataaaaagagagtaaaaacaagaaagaaaaaacgaaagaaaacagaagaagaaaagaagtgagagagaggCAGAGGGAATAGAGTGATTGGCATGCACCGAATGAGTTAATCTCCCTCTCCCCTTCCAACCCATGCTCTCTGGTAACAAAAGGAAGAAACTTCATTCAACCCAAGTCACGTAGGCCCGTTccttcaaagcagctaatttccTCCTCAGAGAAATTAGTCGCGTTGAAGGAGTGGTTTCGCTTCCTGACACAAACTCTGTGGAACGGCTTAACGTGGCAGGCTGgcatttgtttctttaatatgCTCCTTATTCTCCATCTAATACTCATTATTTTGTTAACATCGTGTAAGACGAGCACCCATCATTAAGGCCCACTAATTATTTTGCCtaaattcttattattatatttgccTGCTGTAGTTAACGTGATAAATCTGCCTGCCGTAAGCGTACGATCAAGACCTGACCAACAAGGGCattgtttgtgcacaagccggacTAGGAAGGTTTGCTCTTGGACCGGTCCTAATTCTTCGATCCagaaaattttgggtttagtgTAGTGGCAGGCGGCCCAgcccaacacttgcaaaaaatgcCCACACAATGACAAATATCATTGAAATGCCCCTGGAATCTTGAAAAGTATCAAAATACCCCTAACAATGTCTTAAAACCTTATAGATGATAAAATGGTTTTCCCAAGGAATctccgcaaaaaaaaaaaaaaaaagacaaattttgtcaaaatttccaaaatgcCTAGGGAATCttgaaaattatcaaaatacttCCAACAACcgtaaaataaatagtaaattgtATTCATCATTGCATTTTATTTGTAGATTTGTTCAAACTTTAAAGCTATTGGCAAGAAAGTGTAGTCAGAAagttagataattttttttttcctaatattgTTAGACACATGTCTATAAGTGGTTAATAAGGTAGATGTCCATTTTGTAATATATGACACGCATGGTCCTTTTAACTTCTAGTTGATTCTTTACCTTTTGTATTTATGCATCttctttttctatataaagggaTGCAAGACCATTTATAGAActcaacaaataataatattacccttttttattattctacGTCATTCATCTTGGTGAAGAGATAGGAGTGATGAGACTCTGGCTTTCATCGTCTAACTGAACAACCAGATGGAGGGATAAGATAAGTATGTGATAAGCGTTCAAACGTGTTATATGATGTATTTCTTCTGGCAGACGATATTGAAGTGTTAGATGAAAGCCACAGTTCCATAACTTTTTTCTAATCCTTCCAATCAATTAATCTAGGACTAATTTATGTATCAAAAGGTCTAGGTTCAAAATtttctacaaaagaaaaaaaaaagtttttgattgAGGTAGTTTTGTTAATTCATGGATGGTTTTCCAATGAATTGATAGATGATGAGAATTTGATGTCTCAAAATTTCTACAATTATCTCCAACTATTAAAagttgcacaaaaaaaaaaaaaaaaagcttcttttTGGAGGtttcaattttgtaattatgCATGTAATGTGAAATTAGGTAAATGAACGGGTTAGGTCCCCACCCCACCTATAATAGATAGGCTGGATGAAAAATGGgtaattactatttatttaagtAGGTAATGAATGTGTTGAGTAAATATATATTGGACATGTTTATGACTCGATTCGAGACCCTGTACAACCTATCCATTTGGTGATGAACTGATGATAGGCTAGGAATCAGTGGTGATCTACAAGAGGTGTTCCAACTTGGATAATTTACACccacaaaattttcttcttttctctttttacactaaaaaaagTTGacagtagttttttttaattttatttttaattatcaatatttttattttgattgtgcTTACTTGATTTTAGTTGTTCAATATTAATGTTTTAAAGCAGTAAATTAAAGTCGTCATTTGACATCTACATAAGATCTAGCAAAATTGTAACTTTTCGTAAGAGAGAGACcgaaaaatgttttccaaagtatttttaaGAACACTACCAAAGATTCCAGAGCAAgcagttttatttatttttttaaaaaatattttcataaaggGATAGCATCATGAGCCAAGGCTTTATTTTAATACATAACCAATTCTTAAAGCCCATTTTCCTAAAACATTGACAACTCTAACCTAGTTAAAGGAGAACTCCTCAAAGCACTGGCAAACCAATTCAATATCTTTGACTAAGGCTGACTGAAGGCAGCCAATTTTTAGTCAAAACATTTATACATTCTTTGGGGTCATTTTCTATACCCAGAGCTTCAGCCACAGAACAGTTGACAAGTAGACTGTATCATTAGAAATTGCTACATCAGTATTCAACTTAAAAAACTCCCTGAACTGTTTTATTACACAACTAGAAGTTTAGATCTGGCTTGGCTTTTCCATGCTGCAACTGATTCCTTACTCTCCAAATATAGTCAATGGCCATGCCTACCTGCAAATAAACAGAATTGCTCACTAGTTACTCCCTTTAGTTTAGGCCTTAGCCAAAAACTCGTCTTTATGGAATTTCCATTAGAACCCAAACCAGACAGCTTTTGCCAAGACACACTTTTGGAAGAAATGCAAaacttgatttctttttcaacaCCACAAATGGAACATGAAGATTCGTTGATCTGAAATAGTTTGTCTTGCCCTTTCTTTTGTTGGAAGAGTCCCAACAACTATTCtccacataaaaatatataatgtttCATGACCCTTCAAGTACCACAAATTCCTCCACCCAGCACATCTTGTATGATTGGATATATCAGCTTGACTACACCGATAAGGCAATTTAGTTGAAAAACATCCATTTTTAGAGCCAAGCTACGTCAATTTAAGAGGCTTGGGAGTTCGTCTAATGGGAATACTCATAATAGCCTTGCAGGACTCATCAACAAATACTTCTCTCAGTACGATAACAACCCAAGAATAGTTTTGAGTGTTGATTAGGCTTGAAACCATCAAAATTCGAGCAGTCTCTGAATTCAACATAAAACACCACCATTTTTTCAGAAAAGACAATGtctttgtttgtgtgtgtgtgttggagCCAAATTCCTTGCTATTTAAGTTTAACAAAGTGGGACTGAGGGTTTTCATTGTCACACTAACGGAAGTGTGGGGGTTTAAATTAACACAATTTGTCACAGGTATAAAAATAACGCCATAAGGGTGTTTTGATCCCAAAATAATCAGTCCCATAGTATAAGGCATGTAAATGGAGATTCATAGGCAATTATACtatagaattataaaaaaatttacattagaATCACATGACAAATAGGAGTGAAGATTACCATCTTctcaatttaataatttctCAATGATCCAAGCCAACATTTTACACTGACAGCATTGCTTAAGACTGAATCCACTGGCCTTGGAAGAGTTGCGTGATTGTTTTACCCATGATCCACTCCAACTCAGATGATGATAATGGAACTTGATTGGCAATAAGAGACACTGCTTCTTTTGCTCCTTTATAACCGCATTCAGGAACAACAAATGGAAAGTCGCTGCATAATAGTAtattgagaaaacaaaaaatttcccaTTTGATGTTTCTGTTTTTTTCCCCACCCTCTGGGAATATGAAATATTATGTTTAAACTGAATgagtaaaagaaaagataagagttACCTGCCCCACATGACACGGTTAGCACCAAAGCTGGAAATGATTTGGGAAAATATGTTGGATAAATCCTGATATGGAAATGGCATTCTTGACACCCTAAAAAGTGCACTGAATTTCACATAAACCTGCCAAATTATGAATAGTTTAAGTTATCAACTGAATAACTGTTGACAATTGCTtagcaagaaagaaaagaagaacatgTATCATGAGTTATATATCAGCACTAATATTAAAACCAATATAAGTAAAGTACTCTTGCTCAATTACCCTGGGAGCCCTCTCTGTCTAGCAAAAAACTTAAGGAGCCTTAGGTAAAGCTCTAGACAAAGTATAGCAATTATAAAAGAACAACAGCTTCTCTCAATCTCAAGACTTCCAGTACAAGTGAAAATATAATGTTCTTGTATGATATCCTAGTCAGACTAAGATCAACCTTGGTGATCTCAATATGGCCGCAGTAGCTGGAAATAATCAGGGCTTGCATATATGCTGTGTCTTTTAAAGGTATTCAGGACATGTTACCTGCGGGAATCTAGATAGCTTTAGAAGCTCAGAAAAGGCCAGACTTTCATCATCATTTCTGCAAATTGACATGTAATAAGTATGAAGGTTAATATGGTCTTCTATCCAGCTAAAGATTGAAAAGCTTCTTTTAACAGAGTCAAATTACAAAAGAGCTCACGTTGGTGGTTTGCAGAATGCGAAATGATCAAGCAAAACAACTGTTGATGGAAATTCTGTGCACAGTTTCTCAATTTCTGAAAGATGCAGTCCGAGACCCTGAAATACCCATCTGATTAATATATTATCATCTTGACCCCTGTAATCCAATACTTATGTGGCAATTATTGCCCCAGTCACTGAGTAGGTGAATGCACAGTAATTAAGAATGTGAAAACAGAGTAAAATAATGCAATCTGTTAAAATAAGTTTAAGAAATAGGTTGGGACCTTTTAGATTATTGTTTTGTAATTACTTATATAGGTTTGAGTGGACTAGATAAGAATCATACTACCTTCATACACATGAAACCCACTGGTACTCCAAGTTCTCCTGCCTTGGAGAACATAGCCTTGCCAACTTCATTTGTCATCTGCCAAAACCATCCaacatgtaaataaaaataaaaataataaagcatgTGGATAGATGAGAAGTATCTGCCATTTCCTTGCACTGCCTTAAATCTAGCACAGATGTAAGGGGATCAGGACACACCATTTGAGGGAATGCTGCAAGGAAATTAATAACATCAATCCTAATGGTATTGGGTAGCATTTATATGATTCTCTTATCACATATGGCATATTAACGTTGAACGTATTTGCCTTTTGCCCTCTTCAGTATTACATGCATCTGTGATATAGTTTAAAGGGGAAAGCAGACCATTTGATAGGAGTTCTGGAAAGAAACTTCCAATTTTAGAACTCAACAGCTAGTTTCTGTTCTTATATTTTACTTTCACGAACTAGTTGCTTGCCTGGGATGTCAGGGGCTAGAGTGAGCAAACAGCATTTACGAGATTAATGTATGTGAAAAGGGTATAGGAAGATTTTCTTGCTTTCTCCTAGAAAATGAGATAACTAGTGCCAAAAAAATAccctaaaatatgtttttaagtTTTCTCAAAATTGATCTTATGAAATAAAAGTGGAGGAAAGAAAATACATTCAGGATAAACAGCAGAGGCTATGCTTGGTGATTACTACCTGCTGACCAGATGGCCACAAATATGGATTAAAGCGAACAGCACAATAGCCATCCTAGCATGAAAGAACACAGTGTCAACATTATTCCTCTGAGACATAACAGTGGTTGGTACATGGTCACATGAGATATTCTGTAGACCTTTAAAATGAGATGTTCAAGCTGCTTAACCCCACTTCCATCTTCAGCTGGATTTGCAAGGCAACAGCCAACAAATTTGGTTGGGAACTTGTTCAGGACACTGTCCAATGATTAAGTTATTAACTTGGTATAAGGAAATACCTTGTAGTGTTACATGGTGAGAACCATAACatggaagcaacaaataagggaAGCTGCTATAATTAATAAAACACagagaaaatttgaaagatCCAACTATGAGTCCTGCCAAT comes from Castanea sativa cultivar Marrone di Chiusa Pesio chromosome 3, ASM4071231v1 and encodes:
- the LOC142627184 gene encoding uncharacterized protein LOC142627184 is translated as MAIRFKPLLSVSAPLHHFNYYCPQTISYFSKKSQFRISAAKMATTSEPQTKTPSSQTKIIDSHLHVWASPQEAADKYPYFPGQEPTLPGNVDFLLECMAEAGVDGALIVQPINHKFDHSLVTSVLNKFPTKFVGCCLANPAEDGSGVKQLEHLILKDGYCAVRFNPYLWPSGQQMTNEVGKAMFSKAGELGVPVGFMCMKGLGLHLSEIEKLCTEFPSTVVLLDHFAFCKPPTNDDESLAFSELLKLSRFPQVYVKFSALFRVSRMPFPYQDLSNIFSQIISSFGANRVMWGSDFPFVVPECGYKGAKEAVSLIANQVPLSSSELEWIMGKTITQLFQGQWIQS